The Astatotilapia calliptera chromosome 8, fAstCal1.2, whole genome shotgun sequence nucleotide sequence AGGTTTCCAGAAGGTTTTATTTATCATAAACAAGCATAGATTGATTAATTGGATGCATCGATCGGACGATTAGTTTTGCGAATATAAAATTGTAAAGATTTTGAATGAAGTTTGGTGGAAAAAGTCTTAATGACCAGCTTAAACTTTAACGCCTATatatactatttttttttccggAAATAGAATAATAACTTTATCTTGCCACTTTTATCCGAGTCAGATCTGAAGCCTTATTTATATTTCACCTGAACTTTGGATtctatgttttgttgttgttgttgttgttttctttaataCAAAACACTGGTTGCTGATTTGGTGCCCTAAGGACACCAAATCTGTTTTGAGAACAGATGACGTTGACAAACAGAAATGCACTGCGGTGTTTGTATGAGGACCATACGTTTGTATATTTGGTGTGTTATTTATTCTCTGTCTTTGCATTTGCAGCAGGTTCTATGCTCAAGCTAAGGACCgctgaagaagagaaaaggagTTGTGAAATTTCCCAGCTGAGGCAGGCTGTGTTACAAAACAATGACAGACTCCTTGATGAGATGCTCTGCCAAGAAATCTACAAGAAAGTCATCAACTGCAGAGGTGGCTGGGGCATTGCAGGCACACCCCTGCATGCTGCAGTGTCTAAAGGCCACCTCAGCTGTCTGCAGGTCCTTCTAGCTCACGGTGCCATCATAGACTGCGTGGACGTCAAGGCCCAGACGCCTCTGTTCGCAGCCGTTCGAGGGAAATACCTTGACTGTGTCTTAACTCTCCTCAAAGCTGGCGCCAACCCCAACGGAAGCTCGTCCAACAACTGCTCGCCGGTCCTCACTGCTGCAAGGGAAGGCGACGCAGAGATTCTAAAGCAGCTACTAAAACACGGCGCTGAGGTGAACTCCCGCGCCAAAGTCTTACTGTGGACCTCGAGTGCCAGAGTCTCCAGTGGGCCGCTTTATTTGGCTGCTGTTTATGGACACATGGAGTGCTTCAAACTGCTGCTCCTCTACGGGGCAGACCCAGACTACAACTGCACTGATGCCAAGCTGCTGAGCTCTGACAAGCAGCCCAAAACTGTGCTGGAGATGTGCCTTAGGCACGGCTGTGGCGTGGAATACATCCAGCTTCTGATCGACTTCGGTGCAAACGTCTACCTCCCCACGCTGATCATCGAGAAGTCGACGAAGCAGAACGAGgctgtggagctgctgctgcgAGAAAGAGGTGTCGG carries:
- the LOC113027643 gene encoding ankyrin repeat and SOCS box protein 12-like, whose product is MLKLRTAEEEKRSCEISQLRQAVLQNNDRLLDEMLCQEIYKKVINCRGGWGIAGTPLHAAVSKGHLSCLQVLLAHGAIIDCVDVKAQTPLFAAVRGKYLDCVLTLLKAGANPNGSSSNNCSPVLTAAREGDAEILKQLLKHGAEVNSRAKVLLWTSSARVSSGPLYLAAVYGHMECFKLLLLYGADPDYNCTDAKLLSSDKQPKTVLEMCLRHGCGVEYIQLLIDFGANVYLPTLIIEKSTKQNEAVELLLRERGNPKALTSQCRLAVRRHLRKINKINCIDQLEMPTSLINFLQHKAAPVTVL